From the Euphorbia lathyris chromosome 6, ddEupLath1.1, whole genome shotgun sequence genome, one window contains:
- the LOC136234131 gene encoding uncharacterized protein: MVSRLQRRVALRRKLQILKTLTCSKSVKKSCIIADTVLYIYNLKLRLDTLKKDLSNSDAIKSKHFPKKEVEVEKSGKGMVVRVKCEKGEDSNYLGGIVEVIEGMGLMVLNASVSNEYYFDMEAIVVPSEDIQNAVDLNIAAQAIHQAIENICNVNKGI; this comes from the exons atggtgTCTCGGCTGCAAAGAAGAGTAGCACTCCGCAGAAAGCTTCAGATATTAAAAACTCTCACCTGCTCCAAATCT GTAAAAAAGAGTTGCATAATTGCAGATACTGTTCTCTATATTTACAACCTCAAACTCCGTTTGGACACACTCAAAAAAGACTTATCAAACTCTGATGCAATCAAATCAAAACACTTCCCAAAG AAGGAAGTTGAGGTAGAGAAAAGTGGGAAAGGAATGGTGGTAAGGGTGAAATGCGAGAAAGGAGAAGATAGTAATTATTTGGGTGGAATAGTAGAGGTAATTGAAGGGATGGGTTTGATGGTGTTGAATGCAAGTGTGTCAAATGAATATTATTTTGACATGGAAGCCATTGTTGTACCTTCTGAAGATATTCAAAATGCTGTTGATCTTAATATTGCGGCTCAGGCGATTCATCAGGCTATAGAAAATATATGTAATGTGAATAAGGGAATATAG